From Seriola aureovittata isolate HTS-2021-v1 ecotype China chromosome 20, ASM2101889v1, whole genome shotgun sequence, a single genomic window includes:
- the mak gene encoding serine/threonine-protein kinase MAK isoform X3 codes for MNRYTTLKQLGDGTYGSVLMGRSNESGELVAIKRMKRKFYSWEECMNLREVKSLKKLNHANVVKLKEVIRENDHLYFVFEYMKENLYQLMKDRKKLFPESVIRNISFQILQGLSFIHKHGFFHRDMKPENLLCMGPELVKIADFGLAREIRSKPPYTDYVSTRWYRAPEVLLRSSTYSSPIDLWAVGCIMAELYTLRPLFPGNSEVDEIFKICQVLGTVKKMDWPEGYQLASAMNFRFPQCVPTHLKTLIPNASNEAITLMKDLLQWDPKKRPTAILALRYPYFQVGQVLGPRPQSQEVKKVQAGPVAQKQFSGPRTDPQQFSSDSKASTPSLRNHQQQLQHHHQPLQQIPLPQVESKPGGVSHAKAALLGSENNVGGGSMGILKSSRRRWGQTVAKTLDSWEESDHSEPTASNSKKPSLGDAEEERSPKEHHSQPKEQKPLYTFSTVTKLPNNVKTGQIDQNLPGSAARQHYLSQSRYLPGLIGKNQTSSGGKELSGMTLRDLWENSSNTVNKPLAPIGGGLSVTRTNAGNFVSTKYNLSGGYIPSFQKKEVGSVGQRIQLAPLAGQHTINLSSSPDNKKDKPKAAKPKPISNSSLSETNEDYEGWKRRRDGTQMKGSYSALGKASGNLLTRAPTVQPVHGRVDWTSKYGGNR; via the exons ATGAATCGCTACACCACCCTGAAGCAGCTCGGTGATGGTACCTATGGCAGTGTGCTGATGGGGAGAAGCAATGAGTCTGGAGAACTGGTGGCTATAAAGAG GATGAAGAGGAAGTTTTATTCATGGGAAGAATGTATGAACCTCAGAGAAGTGAAG TCACTGAAGAAGCTGAACCATGCGAATGTGGTGAAGCTGAAGGAGGTCATCAGAGAGAACGATCACCTCTACTTTGTCTTTGAGTACATGAAGGAGAACCTCTACCAGCTTATGAAGGACAG AAAAAAGTTGTTCCCTGAGTCAGTGATAAGAAACATAAGCTTTCAGATATTACAAGGCCTGTCCTTTATTCACAAACATG GTTTCTTTCATCGAGACATGAAGCCAGAGAATCTGCTGTGCATGGGTCCAGAACTGGTCAAAATAGCAGACTTTGGACTGGCCAGAGAGATTCGCTCCAAACCTCCTTACACAGATTACGTATCAACCAGATG GTATCGAGCTCCAGAGGTCCTGCTCAGGTCATCGACCTACAGCTCTCCGATTGACCTGTGGGCTGTGGGCTGCATTATGGCTGAACTCTACACACTCAGACCTCTTTTCCCCGGGAACAGTGAAGTGGATGAGATCTTTAAGATCTGCCAAGTCCTGGGCACTGTCAAAAAA ATGGATTGGCCAGAGGGCTACCAACTAGCTTCTGCTATGAACTTTCGCTTCCCACAGTGTGTGCCGACCCACCTAAAGACGCTGATCCCAAATGCTAGCAACGAGGCTATCACCCTGATGAAGGACCTGCTGCAGTGGGACCCCAAAAAAAGACCCACTGCCATACTG GCCCTGCGTTACCCGTACTTCCAGGTAGGCCAAGTACTGGGGCCTCGTCCTCAAAGCCAGGAGGTCAAGAAAGTCCAAGCCGGGCCAGTGGCCCAGAAGCAGTTCTCAGGGCCCAGGACTGATCCCCAGCAGTTTTCCTCTGATTCCAAAGCCTCCACACCCTCATTGAGaaatcatcagcagcagctgcagcatcatcatcagcctcTTCAGCAGATCCCCCTGCCCCAAGTTGAGAGCAAACCAGGAGGTGTCAGCCATGCA AAAGCAGCATTGCTGGGCAGCGAGAACAATGTTGGTGGCGGTTCGATGGGGATACTGAAGAGCAGTCGTCGTCGCTGGGGCCAGACAGTGGCCAAGACCTTAGATAGCTGGGAGGAATCCGACCATTCAGAACCCACCGCTTCCAACTCCAAGAAACCTAGCCTGGGGgacgcagaggaggagagaagcccTAAGGAACACCACTCACA GCCCAAGGAGCAGAAACCTTTGTATACCTTCAGCACAGTCACCAAGCTACCCAACAATGTTAAGACGGGCCAGATAGACCAAAATCTTCCAGGATCTGCTGCGCGGCAGCACTATCTCAGCCAGTCACGGTACTTGCCTG GGTTAATTGGAAAAAATCAGACGTCCTCTGGAGGTAAGGAGCTGAGTGGTATGACGCTGCGGGATCTGTGGGAGAACTCctcaaacactgtaaacaaaccACTTGCTCCTATTGGTGGAGGATTATCTGTCACCAGAACTAATGCTG GGAACTTTGTAAGCACCAAGTACAACCTCTCTGGTGGTTACATCCCATCATTCCAAAAGAAAGAGGTGGGCTCAGTGGGGCAGAGGATCCAGCTTGCTCCTTTGGCTGGGCAGCACACAA TcaatctttcttcttctcctgataataaaaaagacaaaccaaAAGCTGCAAAGCCCAAGCCCATATCCAACTCATCTTTGAGTGAAACCAATGAAG ATTACGAAggctggaagaggaggagagacgggACTCAGATGAAGGGGAGCTACTCGGCTCTGGGGAAAGCCTCTGGGAATCTCCTGACCAGAGCTCCCACCGTACAGCCCGTCCACGGCAGGGTGGACTGGACATCCAAGTATGGTGGAAATCGATAG
- the mak gene encoding serine/threonine-protein kinase MAK isoform X6, producing the protein MNRYTTLKQLGDGTYGSVLMGRSNESGELVAIKRMKRKFYSWEECMNLREVKSLKKLNHANVVKLKEVIRENDHLYFVFEYMKENLYQLMKDRKKLFPESVIRNISFQILQGLSFIHKHGFFHRDMKPENLLCMGPELVKIADFGLAREIRSKPPYTDYVSTRWYRAPEVLLRSSTYSSPIDLWAVGCIMAELYTLRPLFPGNSEVDEIFKICQVLGTVKKMDWPEGYQLASAMNFRFPQCVPTHLKTLIPNASNEAITLMKDLLQWDPKKRPTAILALRYPYFQVGQVLGPRPQSQEVKKVQAGPVAQKQFSGPRTDPQQFSSDSKASTPSLRNHQQQLQHHHQPLQQIPLPQVESKPGGVSHAKAALLGSENNVGGGSMGILKSSRRRWGQTVAKTLDSWEESDHSEPTASNSKKPSLGDAEEERSPKEHHSQPKEQKPLYTFSTVTKLPNNVKTGQIDQNLPGSAARQHYLSQSRYLPGLIGKNQTSSGGKELSGMTLRDLWENSSNTVNKPLAPIGGGLSVTRTNADYEGWKRRRDGTQMKGSYSALGKASGNLLTRAPTVQPVHGRVDWTSKYGGNR; encoded by the exons ATGAATCGCTACACCACCCTGAAGCAGCTCGGTGATGGTACCTATGGCAGTGTGCTGATGGGGAGAAGCAATGAGTCTGGAGAACTGGTGGCTATAAAGAG GATGAAGAGGAAGTTTTATTCATGGGAAGAATGTATGAACCTCAGAGAAGTGAAG TCACTGAAGAAGCTGAACCATGCGAATGTGGTGAAGCTGAAGGAGGTCATCAGAGAGAACGATCACCTCTACTTTGTCTTTGAGTACATGAAGGAGAACCTCTACCAGCTTATGAAGGACAG AAAAAAGTTGTTCCCTGAGTCAGTGATAAGAAACATAAGCTTTCAGATATTACAAGGCCTGTCCTTTATTCACAAACATG GTTTCTTTCATCGAGACATGAAGCCAGAGAATCTGCTGTGCATGGGTCCAGAACTGGTCAAAATAGCAGACTTTGGACTGGCCAGAGAGATTCGCTCCAAACCTCCTTACACAGATTACGTATCAACCAGATG GTATCGAGCTCCAGAGGTCCTGCTCAGGTCATCGACCTACAGCTCTCCGATTGACCTGTGGGCTGTGGGCTGCATTATGGCTGAACTCTACACACTCAGACCTCTTTTCCCCGGGAACAGTGAAGTGGATGAGATCTTTAAGATCTGCCAAGTCCTGGGCACTGTCAAAAAA ATGGATTGGCCAGAGGGCTACCAACTAGCTTCTGCTATGAACTTTCGCTTCCCACAGTGTGTGCCGACCCACCTAAAGACGCTGATCCCAAATGCTAGCAACGAGGCTATCACCCTGATGAAGGACCTGCTGCAGTGGGACCCCAAAAAAAGACCCACTGCCATACTG GCCCTGCGTTACCCGTACTTCCAGGTAGGCCAAGTACTGGGGCCTCGTCCTCAAAGCCAGGAGGTCAAGAAAGTCCAAGCCGGGCCAGTGGCCCAGAAGCAGTTCTCAGGGCCCAGGACTGATCCCCAGCAGTTTTCCTCTGATTCCAAAGCCTCCACACCCTCATTGAGaaatcatcagcagcagctgcagcatcatcatcagcctcTTCAGCAGATCCCCCTGCCCCAAGTTGAGAGCAAACCAGGAGGTGTCAGCCATGCA AAAGCAGCATTGCTGGGCAGCGAGAACAATGTTGGTGGCGGTTCGATGGGGATACTGAAGAGCAGTCGTCGTCGCTGGGGCCAGACAGTGGCCAAGACCTTAGATAGCTGGGAGGAATCCGACCATTCAGAACCCACCGCTTCCAACTCCAAGAAACCTAGCCTGGGGgacgcagaggaggagagaagcccTAAGGAACACCACTCACA GCCCAAGGAGCAGAAACCTTTGTATACCTTCAGCACAGTCACCAAGCTACCCAACAATGTTAAGACGGGCCAGATAGACCAAAATCTTCCAGGATCTGCTGCGCGGCAGCACTATCTCAGCCAGTCACGGTACTTGCCTG GGTTAATTGGAAAAAATCAGACGTCCTCTGGAGGTAAGGAGCTGAGTGGTATGACGCTGCGGGATCTGTGGGAGAACTCctcaaacactgtaaacaaaccACTTGCTCCTATTGGTGGAGGATTATCTGTCACCAGAACTAATGCTG ATTACGAAggctggaagaggaggagagacgggACTCAGATGAAGGGGAGCTACTCGGCTCTGGGGAAAGCCTCTGGGAATCTCCTGACCAGAGCTCCCACCGTACAGCCCGTCCACGGCAGGGTGGACTGGACATCCAAGTATGGTGGAAATCGATAG
- the mak gene encoding serine/threonine-protein kinase MAK isoform X2 has protein sequence MNRYTTLKQLGDGTYGSVLMGRSNESGELVAIKRMKRKFYSWEECMNLREVKSLKKLNHANVVKLKEVIRENDHLYFVFEYMKENLYQLMKDRKKLFPESVIRNISFQILQGLSFIHKHGFFHRDMKPENLLCMGPELVKIADFGLAREIRSKPPYTDYVSTRWYRAPEVLLRSSTYSSPIDLWAVGCIMAELYTLRPLFPGNSEVDEIFKICQVLGTVKKMDWPEGYQLASAMNFRFPQCVPTHLKTLIPNASNEAITLMKDLLQWDPKKRPTAILALRYPYFQVGQVLGPRPQSQEVKKVQAGPVAQKQFSGPRTDPQQFSSDSKASTPSLRNHQQQLQHHHQPLQQIPLPQVESKPGGVSHAKAALLGSENNVGGGSMGILKSSRRRWGQTVAKTLDSWEESDHSEPTASNSKKPSLGDAEEERSPKEHHSQPKEQKPLYTFSTVTKLPNNVKTGQIDQNLPGSAARQHYLSQSRYLPGLIGKNQTSSGGKELSGMTLRDLWENSSNTVNKPLAPIGGGLSVTRTNAAVRVEENTSKSVDNPPEKTVVKERILEKIDLSKGNFVSTKYNLSGGYIPSFQKKEVGSVGQRIQLAPLAGQHTNYEGWKRRRDGTQMKGSYSALGKASGNLLTRAPTVQPVHGRVDWTSKYGGNR, from the exons ATGAATCGCTACACCACCCTGAAGCAGCTCGGTGATGGTACCTATGGCAGTGTGCTGATGGGGAGAAGCAATGAGTCTGGAGAACTGGTGGCTATAAAGAG GATGAAGAGGAAGTTTTATTCATGGGAAGAATGTATGAACCTCAGAGAAGTGAAG TCACTGAAGAAGCTGAACCATGCGAATGTGGTGAAGCTGAAGGAGGTCATCAGAGAGAACGATCACCTCTACTTTGTCTTTGAGTACATGAAGGAGAACCTCTACCAGCTTATGAAGGACAG AAAAAAGTTGTTCCCTGAGTCAGTGATAAGAAACATAAGCTTTCAGATATTACAAGGCCTGTCCTTTATTCACAAACATG GTTTCTTTCATCGAGACATGAAGCCAGAGAATCTGCTGTGCATGGGTCCAGAACTGGTCAAAATAGCAGACTTTGGACTGGCCAGAGAGATTCGCTCCAAACCTCCTTACACAGATTACGTATCAACCAGATG GTATCGAGCTCCAGAGGTCCTGCTCAGGTCATCGACCTACAGCTCTCCGATTGACCTGTGGGCTGTGGGCTGCATTATGGCTGAACTCTACACACTCAGACCTCTTTTCCCCGGGAACAGTGAAGTGGATGAGATCTTTAAGATCTGCCAAGTCCTGGGCACTGTCAAAAAA ATGGATTGGCCAGAGGGCTACCAACTAGCTTCTGCTATGAACTTTCGCTTCCCACAGTGTGTGCCGACCCACCTAAAGACGCTGATCCCAAATGCTAGCAACGAGGCTATCACCCTGATGAAGGACCTGCTGCAGTGGGACCCCAAAAAAAGACCCACTGCCATACTG GCCCTGCGTTACCCGTACTTCCAGGTAGGCCAAGTACTGGGGCCTCGTCCTCAAAGCCAGGAGGTCAAGAAAGTCCAAGCCGGGCCAGTGGCCCAGAAGCAGTTCTCAGGGCCCAGGACTGATCCCCAGCAGTTTTCCTCTGATTCCAAAGCCTCCACACCCTCATTGAGaaatcatcagcagcagctgcagcatcatcatcagcctcTTCAGCAGATCCCCCTGCCCCAAGTTGAGAGCAAACCAGGAGGTGTCAGCCATGCA AAAGCAGCATTGCTGGGCAGCGAGAACAATGTTGGTGGCGGTTCGATGGGGATACTGAAGAGCAGTCGTCGTCGCTGGGGCCAGACAGTGGCCAAGACCTTAGATAGCTGGGAGGAATCCGACCATTCAGAACCCACCGCTTCCAACTCCAAGAAACCTAGCCTGGGGgacgcagaggaggagagaagcccTAAGGAACACCACTCACA GCCCAAGGAGCAGAAACCTTTGTATACCTTCAGCACAGTCACCAAGCTACCCAACAATGTTAAGACGGGCCAGATAGACCAAAATCTTCCAGGATCTGCTGCGCGGCAGCACTATCTCAGCCAGTCACGGTACTTGCCTG GGTTAATTGGAAAAAATCAGACGTCCTCTGGAGGTAAGGAGCTGAGTGGTATGACGCTGCGGGATCTGTGGGAGAACTCctcaaacactgtaaacaaaccACTTGCTCCTATTGGTGGAGGATTATCTGTCACCAGAACTAATGCTG CTGTGAGAGTAGAAGAGAATACCTCTAAGTCTGTGGATAACCCACCAGAGAAAACTGTTGTTAAAGAAAGAATACTGGAGAAAATTGATCTCTCCAAAG GGAACTTTGTAAGCACCAAGTACAACCTCTCTGGTGGTTACATCCCATCATTCCAAAAGAAAGAGGTGGGCTCAGTGGGGCAGAGGATCCAGCTTGCTCCTTTGGCTGGGCAGCACACAA ATTACGAAggctggaagaggaggagagacgggACTCAGATGAAGGGGAGCTACTCGGCTCTGGGGAAAGCCTCTGGGAATCTCCTGACCAGAGCTCCCACCGTACAGCCCGTCCACGGCAGGGTGGACTGGACATCCAAGTATGGTGGAAATCGATAG